A single Brassica rapa cultivar Chiifu-401-42 chromosome A04, CAAS_Brap_v3.01, whole genome shotgun sequence DNA region contains:
- the LOC103865782 gene encoding inactive receptor-like serine/threonine-protein kinase At2g40270, whose amino-acid sequence MNEKRRSTVRSILKMRSLMAFVVLLSFGSCFSLKEEGLDKDRLEKDLRSDEDSAILKAVGFHRKALVPREPLTYDNLPSRRNSREAMPAAATITPPSSPQPSHKNVSTHSSTASDPEPTQDASTSPPPPPPPPMSVPHENSPTPRTSSSSSSVVVPVVLACVGGVVLVLLVATGVFYFKNKVGKSVNPWRTGLSGQLQKVFVTGIPTLKRSEIEAACEDFSNVIGSCPIGKLFKGTLSSGVEIAVASIDTTCANDWKENTEIQFRKKIEMLSKINHKNFVNLLGYCEEKEPFTRILIFEYAPNGSLFEHLHSKESEHLDWGMRLRITMGLAYCLDHMHQLNPPIAHTNLVSSSLHLTEDYAVKLADFTFGPSETETCSNANKDTDLNPEDNVYGFGLLLFEMITGKLVDSVNKPDSVDTGLVDFLRGVSLANMVDPALESYDDKIDNIGEVIKSCIRTDPKERPTMKEVTGWLREITDISPSDATPTLSPLWWAELEVLSMA is encoded by the exons ATGAATGAGAAACGAAGATCCACCGTTAGGTCGATATTAAAGATGCGTTCTCTTATGGCTTTTGTAGTCCTTCTCAGCTTCGGCTCGTGTTTTTCGCTTAAGGAAGAAG GTTTAGATAAAGATAGATTAGAGAAAGATCTAAGGTCTGATGAAGACTCAGCAATTCT GAAAGCAGTTGGGTTTCACAGGAAAGCACTTGTACCTCGTGAGCCATTAACATACGACAACTTGCCTTCCAGAAGAAACAGCCGCGAGGCTATGCCTGCAGCTGCAACTATCACACCACCATCATCCCCACAACCTTCTCATAAAAATGTCTCAACTCATTCTTCAACAGCTTCGGATCCAGAACCTACGCAAGATGCTTCTActtcacctcctcctcctcctcctcctcctatgTCTGTTCCCCATGAAAACTCTCCTACTCCAAGAacctcttcgtcttcttcttcagtgGTTGTTCCTGTAGTTCTTGCCTGCGTGGGCGGTGTTGTTCTCGTCCTCCTTGTAGCTACCGGTGTGTtctactttaaaaataaagtaggGAAGTCAGTGAATCCTTGGCGTACAGGTCTTAGCGGACAACTTCAGAAAGTATTTGTAACTG GTATCCCAACTCTCAAAAGATCAGAGATTGAAGCTGCATGTGAAGACTTCAGTAATGTCATTGGATCATGCCCCATTGGGAAGCTCTTCAAAGGAACACTATCAAGTGGAGTGGAGATAGCTGTTGCTTCTATTGACACTACTTGTGCCAATGACTGGAAAGAAAATACAGAGATTCAATTCAGGAAGAAG ATTGAAATGCTATCCAAGATAAACCACAAGAACTTTGTGAACCTTCTTGGCTACTGTGAAGAAAAGGAACCTTTCACCAGGATCTTGATCTTTGAATATGCTCCAAACGGTTCACTCTTTGAACATCTACACA GTAAAGAATCAGAACACTTGGATTGGGGAATGAGGTTAAGAATCACAATGGGCTTAGCATACTGCCTTGACCATATGCACCAACTCAACCCACCAATAGCCCACACAAACCTCGTCTCATCATCTCTCCACCTCACTGAAGACTATGCTGTAAAGCTAGCCGACTTCACTTTTGGTCCGTCCGAGACAGAGACGTGCAGCAACGCAAACAAAGACACAGACTTAAACCCCGAGGACAACGTTTACGGCTTTGGTTTACTATTATTCGAAATGATAACCGGAAAACTCGTGGATTCGGTTAACAAACCAGACTCGGTAGATACAGGGCTAGTTGATTTCTTGAGAGGAGTGAGTCTAGCTAATATGGTTGATCCAGCATTGGAGTCTTATGATGACAAGATTGACAATATAGGCGAAGTGATCAAGTCATGCATCAGAACCGACCCGAAAGAGAGACCTACGATGAAAGAAGTCACCGGGTGGCTACGGGAGATTACTGACATCTCGCCTAGCGATGCTACACCGACACTATCACCTCTTTGGTGGGCAGAGTTGGAGGTTTTGTCTATGGCGTAA
- the LOC103865783 gene encoding eukaryotic translation initiation factor 2 subunit alpha homolog translates to MASLECRMYEAKYPEVDMAVMIQVKNIADMGAYVSLLEYNNIEGMILFSELSRRRIRSVSSLIKVGRIEPVMVLRVDKDKGYIDLSKRRVSEEDIQTCEERYNKSKLVHSIMRHVAETLSIDLEELYVNIGWPLYRKHGHAFEAFKILVTDPDSVLGSLTREVKEVGPDGQEVTKVVPAVTEEVKDALVKNIRRRMTPQPMKIRADIELKCFQFDGVVHIKEAMRKAEAAGNDDCPVKIKLVAPPLYVLTTQTLDKDQGIEILTEAIAACTETIDQHKGKLVVKEAPRAVSERDDKMLTEHMAKLRMDNEEISGDEESGEEEEDTGMGEVDIEGAGIIE, encoded by the exons ATGGCGAGTCTAGAGTGCCGGATGTACGAAGCCAAGTACCCAGAAGTCGACATGGCTGTGATGATCCAAGTCAAGAACATCGCCGACATGGGAGCCTACGTGTCCCTCCTCGAGTACAACAACATCGAAGGCATGATCCTCTTCTCCGAGCTCTCCCGCCGTCGGATCCGGAGTGTCAGCAGCTTGATCAAGGTCGGGAGAATCGAGCCCGTCATGGTCCTGCGTGTCGATAAAGACAAGGGTTACATTGATCTCAGCAAACGTAGAGTCAGCGAGGAAGATATTCAGACTTGCGAAGAGAGGTATAACAAGAGCAAGCTCGTTCATTCTATCATGCGTCATGTCGCTGAGACTCTTTCTATCGATTTGGAG GAGTTGTATGTGAACATTGGGTGGCCTTTGTACCGGAAACATGGTCATGCTTTTGAG gCTTTCAAGATCTTAGTGACTGATCCTGATTCAGTGTTGGGTTCACTCACACGTGAGGTCAAAGAAGTTGGGCCTGATGGGCAGGAG GTGACTAAAGTTGTACCTGCTGTTACGGAAGAAGTGAAGGATGCTCTTGTGAAGAACATTAGGAGGAGGATGACACCACAACCGATGAAAATCCGTGCTGATATCGAGTTGAAATGTTTTCAGTTTGACGGAGTTGTCCACATCAAG GAGGCCATGAGAAAGGCTGAAGCTGCTGGAAACGATGACTGTCCTGTGAAGATTAAGTTGGTTGCCCCGCCTCTTTATGTCCTTACTACTCAGACTCTTGACAAG GACCAAGGGATTGAAATTCTAACGGAAGCCATAGCAGCTTGCACCGAGACAATTGATCAACACAAAGGCAAGCTCGTCGTTAAGGAAGCACCTAGAGCT GTGAGTGAAAGAGATGATAAGATGCTGACAGAACACATGGCTAAGCTAAGAATGGACAATGAAGAAATCAGCGGGGATgaagaaagtggagaagaagaagaggacacAGGGATGGGTGAAGTTGACATTGAAGGTGCCGGAATCATTGAGTAG
- the LOC108871730 gene encoding UPF0725 protein At2g20620: MVTDAGKEKKASLILLTKICRIKPQIPGSFYLLTYICLSFFCINNQKCLCIGLGDATVFWDFNAIDDFYKTDMPDWPFNDGVDNPHLYQVKESELVDNEWIYLYAEAALFSEWRSEMSDYTPFKMKKVMVQTKEDDVEESSTKLKSSNAIFYMIFKVRGGPV, from the exons ATGGTCACTGATGCAGGCAAGGAGAAGAAGGCTAGCTTGATACTATTGACAAAAATATGCAGAATCAAGCCTCAAATACCAGGTAGTTTTTACTTACTTACATATATTTGTCTgtctttcttttgcattaatAATCAGAAGTGTTTATGTATAGGCCTTGGAGATGCAACTGTGTTTTGGGACTTTAATGCTATAGATGACTTCTATAAAACTGATATGCCTGATTGGCCTTTCAATGATGGTGTTGATAACCCGCACCTTTATCAG GTGAAAGAATCTGAGTTGGTAGACAATGAATGGATTTATCTATATGCTGAAGCTGCTTTGTTCTCCGAGTGGCGCTCTGAAATG AGTGATTATACGCCGTTTAAGATGAAGAAAGTAATGGTACAAACAAAGGAAGATGATGTGGAGGAGTCAAGTACGAAGCTTAAGTCGAGCAATGCAATCTTCTACATGATTTTCAAGGTTCGTGGAGGTCCAGTGTGA